AATAATATGGAAGGAGGTTGTATAGATAAATATTTTTATATATTTATCATACAAGTAGTATTTATGATAAGTAAATTTTTAAAATCTTTATTAATTTGTTCTCTTATAATTATGCAGATAGCTTGTAATAAGGAGAATACAGTTGAAAAACTTGAAGTAACATCTTTTGATTATACAAGTGAGGATAATAAAAATTATAAATATGATTTAAAAATTCCACAGATAGAGAATGAAAAAAGTGAGGATATATCTTATTTTAATGTAACAATGAAAGAGGAAGTAAGATATATTTTAGAAAATTTATCTAATGATAAAAATGATGGGAAAATAAAAGAAGCGTATATCTCATTTAATAATCATGAAAATAGTTTTGGAATTTTATCAGTTTCCATTTTAACAAATGTTTATACAGGGGGAGCTCACTTTATAAATAAGTTAGAAAGTTACAATATTAATTTAAAAGATCAGAGTATGTTAACTTTTGAAAAGATTTTTGATGAAGAGGCAATTGAGTATTTTAATATGAAAATAAATGATATCGTGAGAAATAAAGAAAAAGTTTTAAATACTCAAAATAGAGAGGTATTATTTTTTGATAATGCTGAAGCTGATATAAGAAATTCAGTTATATATTTTGAAGGAGATAAAATAGTTTTCGTATTTTCAGAGTATGATCTTTCACCTTATTCAAGTGGTATGCCAGTTTTCAAATTTAATAAAAAAGATGTAAAAAAATATTTGAATATATAGTTAAAAGGAAAAATAGTTGATTTATATACAGAAAAGATGATATAATACTCTGTATATATATTTATGTAATTAGGAGTAATAAAATGGAAATGAAAGATATTATTGCCAAAGTTAATTATTTTTCAAAATTAGCAAGAGAAAGAGAGTTAACTGAGGAAGAAAAAGAAGAGAGACAAAAATATAGACAACTTTATCTAGAGCAATTTAAAGCTCAAGTGAGAGGACATCTTGATAGAATTAAAATTGTAGATGGAGAAGTTGATAATAATAAAAAGATTAAGATAATATAATATGGGGGCAAATGCAATGGAAAAACTTACAGTAAAATCTCTATTTAGAGAAACAGAAAAGTACCTAGACCAAGAAGTTGTAATTACAGGTTGGGTAAAGAAAATAAGAGACCAAAAAAACTTCGGATTTATAGAGGTAAATGATGGATCTTTCTTTAAAGGAGTTCAAGTTGTTTTTGATACAAGACTTAGCAATTTTGAAGAGATTTCACGTCTATCTATTATTTCTTCAATAGAAGTAAAAGGTAAATTAGTAAAATCACAAGGAGCAGGACAAGCTTTTGAAATAATTGCTGATGAAATAAATGTATTCCAAAAAGCTGATCTATCTTATCCTTTACAAAATAAAAGACATACTTTTGAATATTTAAGAACAAAAGCTCACTTAAGACCAAGAACAAATACTTTTGCTGCAGTATTTAGAGTGAGATCTGTAGTAGCTTATGCAATTCACAAATTCTTCCAAGAAAATGGATTTGTATATGTTCACACTCCAATCATAACAGGATCTGACTGTGAGGGAGCAGGAGAGATGTTTAGAGTAACAACTCTAGATCTAAATAACCTACCTAAGAAAGAGGATGGAACAGTTGATAACTCTAAAGATTTCTTTGGTAAAGAAACTAACTTAACTGTAAGTGGACAATTAAGTGGAGAAACTTTCTGTTCAGCTTTTAGAAACATCTATACATTTGGACCTACATTTAGAGCAGAGAACTCTAATACAGCTAGACATGCTTCTGAATTCTGGATGATAGAGCCAGAAATAGCTTTTGCTGACTTAGAAGCAAATATGGAATTAGCTGAATCAATGGTTAAATATATAATCAAATTTGTAATGGACGAGTGTCCAGAAGAGATGGAATTTTTCAATAATTTCATAGAAAAAGGATTATTTGATAAATTAAATAATGTATTAAATAGTGACTTTGGAAGATTAACATATACAGAAGCAATAGATATTCTATTAAAATCTGGTAAAAAGTTTGATTATCCAGTTGAGTGGGGAATTGACTTACAAAGTGAACATGAGAGATATTTAGCTGAAGAGTATTTCAAAAAACCTGTATTCTTAACTGATTATCCAAAAGATATAAAAGCTTTCTACATGAAACTTAATCCAGATGGAAAAACTGTAAGAGCTATGGACTTATTAGCACCAGGAATTGGAGAGATAATTGGTGGATCTCAAAGAGAGGATAGTTTAGAAATATTAGAAAATAGAATAACTGAGTTAGGAATGAAACCTGAAGATTATGAATTCTACTTAGATTTAAGAAGATTTGGAAGTTTCCCACATTCAGGTTATGGACTAGGATTTGAAAGAATTATAATGTATATCACAGGAATGACTAATATCCGTGACGTAATTCCATTCCCTAGAACACCAAATAATGCAGAGTTTTAATAAGAGGGATATATGATAAAATTTTTTATAATCTTAATAGTTTTAGGAGTAATTTTTTACATAGTAACTTATCCATACTCTTTTAAACTTTTAAGAAAAATAAAAAGAGTTTTAACTTTTGAAGAGATAACTTATATTGAAAATAAAGATTTTGATTATGAGAAGATATCTAATGAAGATTTAAAAACTCTTATAGTGGAGAAAAGAGTTCTAAATTCTAAAAAATATATAGATGAAAGTTTAGAATATATAGTTATAAAAAATAGAGATGAAGTGAGAGAAAACTTACCATGTTTGATCTTACTTCATGGGCTTAGAGATTGCCCTAATGATTGGCTAGAGAGAGGAAGAATAAGAGAAAACTATCTAACTTTATTGAAAAATAAAAAAATTGATAAGATGAATATTATTCTTTTAAACTCTGGGTATGAAGGAATGGGTTGGTACACTAATTTCTATAATGATTTAACTCATCAGTATGAAAATTGTATAATAAAAGAGATAATTCCTACTTTAAAAAAAGAATTTCCAAACTCTGAATTTGGAATAGCTGGTTTTTCTATGGGAGGATATGGAGCCTTTAAATTAGGATTAAAGCACTTAGATATTTTTAAAGTTGTTGGAAGTTTTTCTGGAGCAATTAGTATAGTGAGAATGAGTGTCAATAGGAGAGTTATCAGACTTTTTAACTTTTTGTATATTCCTAAATTTTTATTTAATGATGTGGATAAACTACATTTTTTAAAGGTATTTGGTTCATGGGGATATAAAATTTTAAAAGAAGATCCCTATACAATAATTAAAAAATTAGATAAGAGTAAATATAAAGAGAGATATTTTTATACAAGTGTGGGAGAAAAAGATGTTGAAACTCATTTAATGTTACAGCAGTGGTTAGATACTGTTGGAAGAATGAAAAAACATAATTATAATTTTATAGGTTACTTGTGTAAAGATGAAACTCATACTTGGGAGTATGTAGCAAGAGATTTAAAAAATTTTTTAGTATATTTTAATGAAAAAATTCAAAAATAACAGAAATTAAGAAAAATATTAGAGCAAGTTAGCGAAATAAAATAAGCCACACTTGCTCTTTATTCTTTAAGGAGTATAGAATGAAAAAGATAATAAAAGAGATAATAGTTGTAGAGGGGAGAGATGATATTTCTGCTGTAAAAGCAGCTGTAGATGCTGAAATTATTCAAGTAAATGGCTTTGCTGTAAGAAAAAAAGAGACTATTGAAAGAATAAGAGTAGCAGAAAACAACAGAGGTATAATTATTTTAACTGATCCAGATTATGCAGGAAATGAGATTAGAAAATATATACATAAATTTTTCCCAGAAGCTAAAGATGCTTTTATAAGAAGATGTGAAGGAACAAAAGATGGAGATATAGGAGTAGAAAATGCTTCTCCAGAAGCTATAATTAATGCCCTTGAAAAAGCTAGATGCACTGTAACTGAAGATTTACAAGAACACTTTACTATGAGTTATCTTATGGAGTGTGGATTAGTAGGTGGAGCAGAAGCTAGTGAAAGAAGAGAGAAAGTTGGTGGAAAATTAGGAATAGGATATTCTAATGGAAAACAATTTCTTTCTAAATTAAATAGATATGGGATTAGTAAAGAGGAGTTTGAAGAGGCTCTTAAATCTATTTAAAAATTTTCTCTTTTGTAAAAGTTAGCTGATAAAAATGATGGGAAACTTCAAGAGTTGTAGTCTGAAGCAACTCTTGGTTTCCCTTCTGTTTATTTAGTTAAATTGTAATTTTATATCTCTTTATAAAGATTAATATACATCTCTTCTGGAGATATTTTTCTCTCTATAATTTTATTATCATATAACCAATTTATATTTTCTTCCCATACTTTAGAATCTTGATGTAAAAATGGGATATCTTTCTGTTTCATCACAGGTAATAGAATATCAATACTTTGTTTTTCAACATTTCTAGTTAAAGGAAATTGGTCAGCTTCTTGTTTAGCTAGAAGAAGATCTAAAGATTCATCAGGATTATTCAACATATCTTCAAATCCCTTATTTGCAGCTCTTAAAAATTTAATATATACATCTTTTCTTTTTTCAATTAATTCATCGTTAGCTACAAAAATTTCCTCATAATAATTTGGGATTCCATACTCTGTACAATAAAAGTAATCTACATCAAGCCCTTTATCTTTCATAACAGGAACTTCATGATTTACAAGACCTCCAATTGTAGCATCAACCTGTTTTGTAATCATAGAAGTAAGAAGTTCAAATCCAACATCTAAAATTTTAACTTTAGAAGGATCCCCACCATCATTTTCAACCATAACTTTAAGTGAAGCTTCACTTAAAGGACCACCAGAATATCCAATTACTTTTCCTTCTAAATCTTTAGCTCTTTTAATTCCTTTTTCTTTTAAAGCAATAACCACATTTAAAGGTCCTTGAGTAATAGCTCCAATGGATTTTATAGGAATATTTTCATTTGCACGAGCCATAACTAAATGGTGTAGATAATATATTCCAATATCAGCCTTTTTTGCTGCAGGAAGAGCCATAGGGTCAGAAGCATTTGAAGGAAAATGAAGATTTACTTTTAATCCCTCTTGTTCAAAATATCCTTTTTCAATCGCATTATATAAGAAACAATGGATAGCATTAGGATACCAATCTAAAACCACATCAACAGTTTCTAACTTTTCCTCTTTTTTACCACCACAAGCAGTAAAAATTAAAAGTAGTAAGAAAAATAAAATATATTTAATTTTTTTCATTATTTCCTCCTGATATTTTTTTCAAAAATAGATATTAATTTAACAAAAATAATTGCAATTATTGAAATTAAAACAATTGGAGCAAAAACTCCAGCTCCATCTAGTTGGGTCATCATTCTTTTACTGAAATAACCAAGTCCTGCATTTGCTCCTAACCACTCTCCAATAGCAGCTCCTATTAAAACTAAAGGAATAGACATTTTTAGAGCTGAAAAGAAATAAGGAATAGTTGTAGGAACTTTTAATTTAGTAAAAATTTGCCACTCTGTAGCTTTCATACTTTTAAAAAGCTCAATATACTCTTTATTAGTAGATTTTAATCCCTCATGTAAAGTGATAGTTACAGGAAAAAATGTAACAATAACAGCAACTAATATTTTACTCCAAATTGTATATCCAAACCAAAGAATAAAAATTGGTGCTAAAGCTGTAATTGGAATTGTTTGTGTAGTTACTATTATGGGATATAAACTCTCTTCAATATACTCATTTTTATCCATGAGAATAGCTAAGATTCCCCCTAAAATAAAAGATATAAAAATAGAGATAAAAGCTACTTCTAAAGTTGCAAAAAGATGTTGTTTAAAAAGTGGTTCTCTCAATTCATATATCTTTTTCAAAATAGCAGTGGGCCAAGGAAGTATAAAGAGCATTCCAATATATCTTCCTAAAATTTCCCAAAGAATAAAGAAAACTAAAGTTGATATAAGTGAAGGAGAAAATTTTTTCATCTCTCTTCCCCCTTTATAATTTTTAAAATTTTATTTTTTAATTCCATACTCTCTTCAGGGGAATTTTTAATATTTGGAGTGATTTTAAATTCCTCAAAACTATCAAGAGGAGAGTTTTTACAAACTAAAATTCTATCAGATAAGAAGATAGCTTCATTGATATCATGAGTTATGAATATAATACTCTTTTTAAACTTTTTTAAAATCTCTAATAACCATTTTTGAAGTTGCTCTTTAGTAATCATATCTAAGGCACTAAAAGGTTCATCTAATAGAAGAATTTCTCCTTCAGTAAGAAGGGTTCTTAAAAAAGATATTCTCTGTTTCATTCCTCCAGAGAGCTCACTAGGAAAAGCATTTTTATATTCATCTAATTTTAATTTTTTTAGATATTCTAAAGCTTTCTTTTTTCCCTCTTCTAAGTTTTTTTTATTAATCTCCATTGGAAGTAGAATATTATCTAAAATATTTCTCCAAGGGAGAAGTAGATCTCTTTGAGGCATATATCCAGTAGATTTACATTCGATAGTACCAGAGTTAGCTTTTTCAATTCCAGCTATTAATTTAATGATAGTAGATTTTCCACAACCACTACTTCCAACTATAGATAAAAACTCTCCCTCTTCAAGTGAAAGAGATATATTTTTTAATAAAAGTTTTTCATTGTATGAGAAAAAGATATTTTTTATATTTAAAACTTCCATTACATCTCTCCAGAATAAGCCATATCCCAGAATAATCCCTCATATCTACTAGTATTTACAAAGATCTCTATCAATTTTTCTTTTTGTTCTGGAGTAATATTTTTAGTATGTTTATTAACTAACTCTAAAAGCCAATTATTTAAGTTATGGTAATCTTCGGATATATATACTTCTATCCATTTTCTATAAAAATTATCTTGTAGGCCATATTTTTTATAAAGAAAATGTCCAATCACTTCATAACTCCACATACAAGATAGAAGAGAAACAGCAATCTCAGCTATTCCACCGTTATATGATACAGCTAACATATAGTTAGTATATGAGGCATTATGAAGAGATTTTTTAGCTTTTGCTACCTCTTCTTTAGGAATACCTAATTCTTTCATATATTTTCTATGAAGACTCATCTCTGTATTTAAAATACCATTAGCAAGAGTTGCAAATTTAGCCATAGTATCCTCATCATCACTTTTAATAACACCAAGAGAGTATACTTTAGCATAGTCTAAAAGATATAGATAATCTTGTACCATGTAGAATCTAAATTTTTCCTGTTCTAATTTTCCACTTCCAATTCCGTCAACAAAGGGATGATGGCAGAATTCCTCCCATAGATCCTTTACTTCTAAATAAAGTTCATCAGTAAATTGCATAAAAAACCTCCTAAAATAATTTAATTTTTATTTATATTTTAGCTAGTTATCATTTAGCAAATAAAAAAGTCATTTTCATAAAATGAAAATGACAAAGTAAAAAATATTTGCCACTTCCCTTCGCTAGCATTACCTAGAGCAGGTTCTAAGGGTATATCTCAG
The DNA window shown above is from uncultured Fusobacterium sp. and carries:
- a CDS encoding DUF4163 domain-containing protein; this translates as NNMEGGCIDKYFYIFIIQVVFMISKFLKSLLICSLIIMQIACNKENTVEKLEVTSFDYTSEDNKNYKYDLKIPQIENEKSEDISYFNVTMKEEVRYILENLSNDKNDGKIKEAYISFNNHENSFGILSVSILTNVYTGGAHFINKLESYNINLKDQSMLTFEKIFDEEAIEYFNMKINDIVRNKEKVLNTQNREVLFFDNAEADIRNSVIYFEGDKIVFVFSEYDLSPYSSGMPVFKFNKKDVKKYLNI
- a CDS encoding DUF896 domain-containing protein: MEMKDIIAKVNYFSKLARERELTEEEKEERQKYRQLYLEQFKAQVRGHLDRIKIVDGEVDNNKKIKII
- the asnS gene encoding asparagine--tRNA ligase, whose translation is MEKLTVKSLFRETEKYLDQEVVITGWVKKIRDQKNFGFIEVNDGSFFKGVQVVFDTRLSNFEEISRLSIISSIEVKGKLVKSQGAGQAFEIIADEINVFQKADLSYPLQNKRHTFEYLRTKAHLRPRTNTFAAVFRVRSVVAYAIHKFFQENGFVYVHTPIITGSDCEGAGEMFRVTTLDLNNLPKKEDGTVDNSKDFFGKETNLTVSGQLSGETFCSAFRNIYTFGPTFRAENSNTARHASEFWMIEPEIAFADLEANMELAESMVKYIIKFVMDECPEEMEFFNNFIEKGLFDKLNNVLNSDFGRLTYTEAIDILLKSGKKFDYPVEWGIDLQSEHERYLAEEYFKKPVFLTDYPKDIKAFYMKLNPDGKTVRAMDLLAPGIGEIIGGSQREDSLEILENRITELGMKPEDYEFYLDLRRFGSFPHSGYGLGFERIIMYITGMTNIRDVIPFPRTPNNAEF
- a CDS encoding alpha/beta hydrolase-fold protein, which gives rise to MIKFFIILIVLGVIFYIVTYPYSFKLLRKIKRVLTFEEITYIENKDFDYEKISNEDLKTLIVEKRVLNSKKYIDESLEYIVIKNRDEVRENLPCLILLHGLRDCPNDWLERGRIRENYLTLLKNKKIDKMNIILLNSGYEGMGWYTNFYNDLTHQYENCIIKEIIPTLKKEFPNSEFGIAGFSMGGYGAFKLGLKHLDIFKVVGSFSGAISIVRMSVNRRVIRLFNFLYIPKFLFNDVDKLHFLKVFGSWGYKILKEDPYTIIKKLDKSKYKERYFYTSVGEKDVETHLMLQQWLDTVGRMKKHNYNFIGYLCKDETHTWEYVARDLKNFLVYFNEKIQK
- the rnmV gene encoding ribonuclease M5; this encodes MKKIIKEIIVVEGRDDISAVKAAVDAEIIQVNGFAVRKKETIERIRVAENNRGIIILTDPDYAGNEIRKYIHKFFPEAKDAFIRRCEGTKDGDIGVENASPEAIINALEKARCTVTEDLQEHFTMSYLMECGLVGGAEASERREKVGGKLGIGYSNGKQFLSKLNRYGISKEEFEEALKSI
- a CDS encoding ABC transporter substrate-binding protein, with amino-acid sequence MKKIKYILFFLLLLIFTACGGKKEEKLETVDVVLDWYPNAIHCFLYNAIEKGYFEQEGLKVNLHFPSNASDPMALPAAKKADIGIYYLHHLVMARANENIPIKSIGAITQGPLNVVIALKEKGIKRAKDLEGKVIGYSGGPLSEASLKVMVENDGGDPSKVKILDVGFELLTSMITKQVDATIGGLVNHEVPVMKDKGLDVDYFYCTEYGIPNYYEEIFVANDELIEKRKDVYIKFLRAANKGFEDMLNNPDESLDLLLAKQEADQFPLTRNVEKQSIDILLPVMKQKDIPFLHQDSKVWEENINWLYDNKIIERKISPEEMYINLYKEI
- a CDS encoding ABC transporter permease, which produces MKKFSPSLISTLVFFILWEILGRYIGMLFILPWPTAILKKIYELREPLFKQHLFATLEVAFISIFISFILGGILAILMDKNEYIEESLYPIIVTTQTIPITALAPIFILWFGYTIWSKILVAVIVTFFPVTITLHEGLKSTNKEYIELFKSMKATEWQIFTKLKVPTTIPYFFSALKMSIPLVLIGAAIGEWLGANAGLGYFSKRMMTQLDGAGVFAPIVLISIIAIIFVKLISIFEKNIRRK
- a CDS encoding ABC transporter ATP-binding protein; this encodes MEVLNIKNIFFSYNEKLLLKNISLSLEEGEFLSIVGSSGCGKSTIIKLIAGIEKANSGTIECKSTGYMPQRDLLLPWRNILDNILLPMEINKKNLEEGKKKALEYLKKLKLDEYKNAFPSELSGGMKQRISFLRTLLTEGEILLLDEPFSALDMITKEQLQKWLLEILKKFKKSIIFITHDINEAIFLSDRILVCKNSPLDSFEEFKITPNIKNSPEESMELKNKILKIIKGEER
- the tenA gene encoding thiaminase II; the protein is MQFTDELYLEVKDLWEEFCHHPFVDGIGSGKLEQEKFRFYMVQDYLYLLDYAKVYSLGVIKSDDEDTMAKFATLANGILNTEMSLHRKYMKELGIPKEEVAKAKKSLHNASYTNYMLAVSYNGGIAEIAVSLLSCMWSYEVIGHFLYKKYGLQDNFYRKWIEVYISEDYHNLNNWLLELVNKHTKNITPEQKEKLIEIFVNTSRYEGLFWDMAYSGEM